One window from the genome of Stigmatella erecta encodes:
- a CDS encoding YbaB/EbfC family nucleoid-associated protein, producing the protein MPGIDLNYFIRQANKLTEKIEQRKQELANEKVEAASGEGRVKVVANCIQEIQSIKIDKSAIDPNDTGMLEDLITAAVNAALASSRQHMQKELAKISGGVKIPGIT; encoded by the coding sequence ATGCCCGGCATCGACCTGAACTACTTCATCCGGCAGGCCAACAAGCTCACGGAGAAGATCGAACAGCGCAAGCAGGAGCTCGCCAACGAGAAGGTGGAAGCCGCCTCGGGCGAGGGCCGCGTCAAGGTCGTCGCCAACTGCATCCAGGAAATCCAGAGCATCAAGATCGACAAGTCCGCCATCGATCCGAACGACACCGGGATGCTGGAGGACCTCATCACCGCCGCGGTCAACGCTGCCCTGGCGAGCAGCCGCCAGCACATGCAGAAGGAGCTGGCCAAAATCTCCGGCGGCGTGAAGATCCCCGGGATTACTTAA
- the dnaX gene encoding DNA polymerase III subunit gamma/tau, translated as MSYLVLARKWRPQTFDDMTGQEHIVRTIANAIKMDRVAHAYLFCGPRGVGKTTAARLLAKALNCEQGPTASPCGTCRACTEITSGTSVDVAEIDGASNNGVENVREIRENAKYLPQRDRHKIYIIDEVHMLSGAAFNALLKTLEEPPGHVKFIFATTEAHKLPDTILSRCQRHNFRRIPAARMLQRLKQISDAEGAGISDRSLSLVVRQSEGGMRDALSLLDQVLASCGANPTDESVAEALGAIDRTVVQEFAEALVRKDARKVLERVEEIFNRGLDLKRLAEELALQLRHLFVTKAVGEAPAELAESEQKALLALAQEADSAQLARLFDVVHGCVWDVARAAQPRLALEMALLKAIQLSPASSIPDLLAKVDRLAQGLTAGDGTAKSQTGAPGGRSGPPNFRV; from the coding sequence ATGAGTTACCTCGTCCTCGCGCGGAAGTGGCGGCCTCAAACCTTCGACGACATGACCGGACAGGAGCACATCGTCCGGACCATCGCGAACGCCATCAAGATGGACCGCGTGGCCCACGCCTACCTGTTCTGCGGTCCTCGCGGGGTGGGCAAGACGACCGCCGCCCGCCTGCTCGCCAAGGCCCTCAACTGCGAGCAGGGCCCCACCGCCAGCCCCTGTGGCACCTGCCGGGCCTGCACCGAAATCACCTCGGGCACCTCCGTGGACGTGGCGGAGATCGACGGTGCGTCCAACAACGGCGTCGAGAACGTCCGCGAGATTCGCGAGAACGCCAAGTACCTGCCGCAGCGCGACCGGCACAAGATCTACATCATCGACGAGGTCCACATGCTCTCGGGGGCGGCGTTCAACGCGCTCCTGAAGACGCTGGAGGAGCCGCCCGGGCACGTGAAGTTCATCTTCGCCACCACCGAGGCGCACAAGCTCCCGGACACCATCCTCTCGCGCTGCCAGCGCCACAACTTCCGCCGCATCCCCGCCGCGCGCATGCTCCAGCGGCTCAAGCAAATCTCCGACGCGGAAGGCGCGGGCATCTCCGACCGCTCCCTGTCGCTCGTGGTCCGCCAGTCCGAGGGCGGCATGCGCGATGCCTTGAGCCTCCTGGACCAGGTGCTCGCCTCGTGCGGCGCCAACCCCACCGATGAGTCCGTGGCCGAGGCGCTGGGCGCCATCGACCGCACCGTGGTGCAGGAGTTCGCCGAGGCGCTCGTGCGCAAGGACGCGCGCAAGGTGCTGGAGCGCGTGGAGGAAATCTTCAACCGCGGCCTGGACCTGAAGCGGCTCGCGGAGGAGCTGGCGCTCCAGCTGCGCCACCTCTTCGTCACCAAGGCCGTGGGCGAGGCGCCCGCGGAGCTCGCCGAGTCCGAGCAGAAGGCCCTCCTGGCCCTGGCGCAGGAGGCGGACTCGGCCCAGCTCGCGCGCCTGTTCGACGTGGTGCACGGCTGCGTGTGGGACGTGGCCCGCGCCGCCCAGCCCCGGCTCGCGCTGGAGATGGCGCTGCTCAAGGCCATCCAGCTCTCTCCGGCCAGCAGCATCCCGGACCTCCTGGCCAAGGTGGACCGGCTGGCCCAGGGCCTCACCGCCGGCGACGGCACCGCGAAGTCCCAGACCGGAGCGCCAGGAGGTCGCTCCGGTCCCCCGAACTTTCGCGTCTGA
- a CDS encoding DNA polymerase III subunit gamma/tau, protein MPPARPWGPPSNESLPSRAPPGPVAPPSPAPAGATPLSRVTTPAPVVRVTNVRKPEVAAGSADERLFPEEGSAEGCASGECLPEAEPESEREPEPEVAPPPAARGRDNPTQPLIERWRAAVETVRTASIRHGTALANGRLLWLRPGEVGVAYVPKAAFHRTTLSASGGKAVVEKALAEHFGRPMKLTVEEATAEIAASTVSLAEQDSQARAAHTQSTEGKVRSHPAVRSVLKLLGGEIEHIQVLEPERPSASPAPEVPEDSA, encoded by the coding sequence GTGCCGCCGGCCCGGCCCTGGGGGCCGCCCTCCAACGAGTCCCTTCCCTCCCGCGCCCCGCCGGGGCCCGTGGCGCCGCCCTCCCCCGCGCCCGCGGGGGCCACGCCGCTGTCGCGCGTCACCACCCCGGCCCCCGTGGTCCGGGTCACCAACGTGCGCAAGCCGGAGGTGGCGGCCGGCAGCGCCGACGAGCGCCTCTTTCCCGAAGAGGGCTCCGCCGAGGGCTGTGCCTCCGGCGAGTGTCTGCCGGAAGCCGAGCCGGAGTCCGAGCGAGAGCCGGAGCCCGAGGTGGCCCCGCCTCCCGCGGCCCGGGGGCGGGACAACCCCACCCAGCCCCTGATCGAGCGCTGGCGCGCGGCGGTGGAGACCGTCCGCACCGCGAGCATCCGCCATGGCACCGCGCTCGCCAACGGGCGGCTCCTGTGGCTGCGCCCGGGAGAGGTCGGCGTGGCCTACGTCCCCAAGGCCGCGTTCCACCGCACCACCCTCTCGGCGTCCGGTGGCAAGGCCGTCGTGGAGAAGGCCCTCGCGGAGCACTTCGGCCGGCCCATGAAGCTCACCGTGGAGGAGGCCACCGCCGAGATCGCCGCCTCCACGGTCAGCCTCGCCGAGCAGGACTCCCAGGCCCGCGCCGCCCACACCCAGAGCACCGAGGGCAAGGTCCGCTCCCACCCCGCGGTGCGCTCGGTGCTGAAGCTGCTGGGGGGCGAAATCGAGCACATCCAGGTCCTGGAGCCCGAGCGCCCCTCCGCCAGCCCGGCCCCCGAGGTTCCCGAGGACAGTGCCTGA
- a CDS encoding mannosyltransferase yields MTTSPTPVSDPSEPLPADVTGAPAPAEGRGWRLLLGAVAVAPAVIAVAQLGRIHPDEVYQLLEPAWFRAHGYGVLAWEWREGLRNWAVPMLASWLLRLADLLGITHPRAYRAVLALPQVALHAWMLWATYRFAWRRGGQGAARLTTLLVGLYGPVLVFAGRTLGESLSAAFLVVGLEALDRKERLREAGLLGGLALGLAVVARYGSAVFVAGALVGLVLAARWRTLLFTCAGGALVAAALGALDAVTWGTPFHSFLAYVRFNVLSGGAAQQFGAHPPGFYVPVLLGAIPLWAWGAGGLALLTRRRGLSLPLLCAAVYVGAITATAHKEERFLYPALVLLLLAAGPPLAAWLLEEARPAWLRKGGVALALAASLLPAAFYPPNDLRGDQFRAIVAATRDEGVRGLVIVNEGLWGAGGFFYIGKNLPWLTCDWPQDRNFQAAMRHRDINRAVTFQGRALKELQAAGFRVVGQVGRETILARD; encoded by the coding sequence ATGACGACCTCCCCGACCCCCGTGAGCGACCCTTCCGAGCCACTGCCCGCCGACGTGACGGGGGCTCCGGCGCCCGCCGAGGGGCGTGGGTGGCGCCTGCTGCTGGGGGCGGTGGCGGTGGCCCCGGCGGTCATCGCCGTGGCGCAGCTGGGCCGCATCCATCCGGACGAGGTGTACCAGCTGCTCGAGCCGGCGTGGTTCCGGGCCCATGGGTACGGGGTGCTGGCCTGGGAGTGGCGCGAGGGCCTGCGCAACTGGGCGGTGCCGATGCTGGCCTCCTGGCTGCTGCGCCTGGCGGACCTGCTGGGCATCACCCACCCCCGGGCGTACCGGGCCGTGCTGGCGCTTCCCCAGGTGGCGCTGCATGCGTGGATGCTGTGGGCCACGTACCGCTTCGCCTGGCGCCGGGGAGGGCAGGGGGCCGCGCGGCTCACCACGCTGCTGGTGGGCCTGTACGGGCCGGTGCTCGTCTTCGCGGGCCGGACCCTGGGCGAGTCCCTGTCGGCCGCCTTTCTGGTGGTGGGGCTGGAGGCGCTCGACCGGAAGGAGCGCCTGCGCGAGGCGGGGCTGCTCGGAGGACTGGCGCTGGGGCTGGCGGTGGTGGCGCGCTATGGCTCGGCCGTCTTCGTGGCCGGGGCGCTCGTGGGGCTGGTGCTGGCCGCCCGGTGGCGGACGCTCCTCTTCACCTGTGCCGGGGGCGCCCTCGTGGCCGCGGCATTGGGGGCGCTCGATGCGGTGACCTGGGGCACCCCCTTTCACTCGTTCCTGGCCTACGTGCGCTTCAACGTCCTGTCCGGGGGGGCGGCCCAGCAGTTCGGCGCGCACCCTCCCGGCTTCTACGTGCCGGTGCTCCTCGGGGCGATTCCCCTGTGGGCGTGGGGGGCGGGGGGGCTGGCGCTCCTGACGCGCCGCCGGGGGCTCTCCCTGCCGCTGCTCTGCGCGGCGGTGTACGTGGGGGCCATCACCGCGACCGCGCACAAGGAGGAGCGCTTCCTGTACCCGGCGCTCGTGCTGCTCCTGCTGGCCGCGGGCCCGCCGCTGGCCGCATGGCTGCTGGAGGAGGCCCGGCCCGCCTGGCTCCGGAAGGGGGGCGTGGCCCTGGCGCTCGCGGCGAGCCTGCTCCCCGCGGCGTTCTACCCGCCGAATGACCTCCGGGGAGACCAGTTCCGGGCCATCGTCGCCGCCACCCGGGACGAGGGGGTCCGGGGGCTGGTCATCGTCAACGAGGGGCTGTGGGGCGCGGGGGGCTTCTTCTACATCGGCAAGAACCTCCCCTGGCTCACCTGTGACTGGCCCCAGGACCGGAACTTCCAGGCCGCCATGCGCCACCGGGACATCAACCGGGCGGTGACCTTCCAGGGCCGGGCCCTGAAGGAGCTGCAGGCGGCCGGCTTCCGGGTCGTGGGGCAGGTGGGGCGGGAGACGATCCTCGCCCGCGACTGA
- the recR gene encoding recombination mediator RecR has protein sequence MTPDPLNRLVAQLAKLPGIGEKTAQRLAFHILRAPSDYASELSQAIREVKEKVHLCTRCFSLTDTELCGFCRDGRRDERVLCVVETFADLMALERTREFKGRYHVLHGVLSPLEGVGPDQLRIRELLERLSDAKVEEIILATNPDVEGEATSLYLMRLLKPLGLRVSRIAQGLPMGGDLEYADQATLAKALSARREL, from the coding sequence ATGACGCCCGATCCCCTCAATCGCCTGGTCGCCCAGCTCGCGAAGCTCCCGGGCATCGGTGAGAAGACCGCGCAGCGCCTCGCCTTCCACATCCTGCGGGCGCCCAGCGACTACGCCTCGGAGCTGTCCCAGGCCATCCGCGAGGTGAAGGAGAAGGTGCACCTGTGCACCCGCTGCTTCTCGCTCACGGACACCGAGCTGTGCGGCTTCTGCCGGGATGGCCGCCGCGACGAGCGCGTGCTGTGCGTGGTGGAGACGTTCGCGGACCTGATGGCGCTGGAGCGCACGCGCGAGTTCAAGGGCCGCTACCACGTGCTGCACGGCGTGCTCTCGCCGCTGGAGGGCGTGGGCCCGGACCAGCTGCGCATCCGAGAGTTGCTGGAGCGGCTGTCCGACGCCAAGGTGGAGGAGATCATCCTCGCCACCAACCCGGACGTGGAGGGCGAGGCCACCTCGCTCTACCTCATGCGCCTGCTCAAGCCGCTGGGCTTGCGCGTCAGCCGCATCGCCCAGGGCCTGCCCATGGGCGGAGACCTCGAGTACGCGGACCAGGCCACGCTGGCCAAGGCGCTCAGCGCCCGGCGCGAGCTGTAG
- a CDS encoding protein kinase domain-containing protein, with the protein MNESQTVHEPAIVAQPLRPYGNYVLVRKLAEGGMAEIFLAKLLGADGFERNVVIKRMLSHLSNMPDFVDMFRDEARLAARLSHPNIIQIHELGFIEGCYYICMEYLAGEDFSTTLRQAGRKRQYTPIPIVLRVLVDAARGLHYAHEFTNELGQPLHIVHRDISPSNLYLTYQGQVKVLDFGIAKAESRLSQTRTGVVKGKYIYMAPEQARGDEVDRRSDVFSLGVSLYESLTNVRPFARENDLAILNALLKGDFAPPTTLRREIPRALEAVVLKAMAPRPEDRYATAGEFADALERELAGQVGLATHAQLVEYLRGQFGDERFAEKTRIPALATLKAQAAATPPPPPRSSITISVVSAQTFVEGAGNAQVTREAGARRAVRGKRVLALGTAVGLLLLGAAFTTWRLSAVPAVTARIEAPAPAGNEPPPAVAAEAPAPAPGAETLPAPEALPEPQTAAAVAEPAPEPVNAPPAKAAKAAKARAVSLGLEDVQRVVSRASARIATCFERYKADLPADAGKVSVRLTIASSGKVKAQTQGPLASRSVGRCLETQAERLRFPAHRDQEVNVVLPFDYRVAR; encoded by the coding sequence ATGAACGAGTCCCAGACGGTCCATGAGCCCGCCATCGTGGCCCAGCCCCTGCGTCCGTACGGGAACTACGTGCTGGTGCGGAAGCTCGCCGAGGGCGGCATGGCGGAGATCTTCCTCGCCAAGCTGCTGGGCGCCGACGGCTTCGAGCGCAACGTCGTCATCAAGCGCATGCTCTCGCACCTGTCGAACATGCCCGACTTCGTGGACATGTTCCGGGACGAGGCGCGGCTGGCGGCGCGGCTGTCCCACCCGAACATCATTCAGATCCACGAGCTGGGCTTCATCGAGGGCTGCTACTACATCTGCATGGAGTACCTGGCGGGGGAGGACTTCTCCACCACGCTCCGGCAGGCGGGGCGCAAGCGCCAGTACACGCCCATCCCCATCGTCCTGCGGGTGCTCGTGGATGCGGCCCGGGGGCTGCACTACGCCCACGAGTTCACCAACGAGCTGGGCCAGCCCCTGCACATCGTCCACCGGGACATCTCCCCGTCGAACCTCTACCTGACCTACCAGGGCCAGGTGAAGGTGCTGGACTTCGGCATCGCCAAGGCCGAGTCGCGCCTGTCCCAGACGCGCACCGGCGTGGTGAAGGGCAAGTACATCTACATGGCCCCCGAGCAGGCCCGCGGGGATGAGGTGGACCGGCGCTCGGACGTCTTCTCCCTGGGGGTGAGCCTCTACGAGTCGCTCACCAACGTGCGCCCGTTCGCGCGGGAGAACGACCTGGCCATCCTCAACGCGCTCCTGAAGGGCGACTTCGCGCCGCCCACCACGCTGCGCCGGGAGATTCCCAGGGCGCTGGAGGCGGTGGTGCTCAAGGCGATGGCACCGCGCCCCGAGGACCGCTACGCCACGGCGGGCGAGTTCGCGGACGCGCTGGAGCGGGAGCTGGCCGGGCAGGTGGGGCTGGCCACGCACGCCCAGCTCGTGGAGTACCTGCGCGGCCAGTTCGGCGACGAGCGCTTCGCGGAGAAGACGCGCATCCCCGCGCTGGCCACCCTGAAGGCCCAGGCGGCCGCCACCCCGCCGCCCCCGCCCCGGAGCAGCATCACCATCTCGGTGGTCTCCGCGCAGACCTTTGTCGAGGGCGCGGGCAACGCGCAGGTGACGCGCGAGGCCGGCGCGCGCAGAGCGGTGCGCGGCAAGCGCGTGCTCGCGCTCGGCACGGCGGTGGGCTTGCTGCTGCTCGGGGCGGCGTTCACCACGTGGCGCCTGTCGGCGGTCCCGGCCGTGACGGCCCGCATCGAGGCGCCGGCTCCCGCCGGGAACGAGCCGCCTCCCGCCGTGGCGGCCGAGGCGCCGGCTCCCGCACCGGGGGCCGAAACGCTCCCGGCCCCCGAAGCGCTCCCGGAGCCGCAGACGGCGGCGGCCGTGGCGGAACCGGCCCCGGAGCCGGTGAATGCCCCCCCGGCGAAGGCGGCCAAGGCGGCCAAGGCGCGGGCGGTGTCGCTGGGCCTGGAGGACGTGCAGCGGGTGGTGTCCCGGGCCAGCGCCCGCATCGCGACGTGCTTCGAGCGGTACAAGGCGGACCTCCCCGCGGACGCGGGCAAGGTGAGCGTGCGGCTGACCATCGCGTCCTCGGGCAAGGTGAAGGCGCAGACGCAGGGGCCGCTGGCCTCCCGGTCGGTGGGGCGGTGCCTGGAGACGCAGGCCGAGCGCCTGCGCTTCCCCGCCCACCGGGACCAGGAGGTCAACGTGGTGCTGCCGTTCGACTACCGGGTGGCGCGGTGA
- the tadA gene encoding tRNA adenosine(34) deaminase TadA, protein MSDEAFMQQALALAREAEALGEVPVGAVAVHQGQVIGTGFNRREIDRHPFAHAELLALDAAARALGVWRLTGVTLYVTLEPCAMCAGAMVQGRVTRLVFGTLDPKAGAAGSLYNLVEEPRHNHRLQVTSGILADESRQLLKGFFGRLREKKRDK, encoded by the coding sequence ATGAGTGACGAGGCTTTCATGCAGCAGGCGCTTGCGCTGGCGCGGGAAGCCGAAGCCTTGGGAGAGGTCCCCGTGGGCGCGGTCGCGGTACACCAGGGCCAGGTCATCGGCACGGGCTTCAACCGCCGGGAAATCGACCGCCACCCCTTCGCACACGCGGAACTGCTGGCACTGGATGCCGCGGCGCGGGCACTGGGGGTCTGGAGGCTCACCGGCGTCACCCTGTACGTTACCTTGGAGCCCTGTGCGATGTGCGCGGGCGCGATGGTTCAGGGCCGGGTCACCCGGTTGGTGTTTGGAACCCTGGATCCGAAGGCGGGCGCGGCCGGCTCGCTCTACAACCTGGTCGAGGAGCCCCGGCACAACCACCGGCTCCAAGTGACAAGTGGCATTCTGGCGGACGAAAGCCGTCAGCTTCTCAAGGGCTTCTTCGGGCGGTTGCGAGAGAAGAAGCGCGACAAGTGA
- a CDS encoding phytoene desaturase family protein: protein MPDVIIVGAGHNGLVTAALLARRGLKVTVLEDKDTVGGACKTEYPFRSAPKLGVSTGAYLLGLMPPEILSELELELPLKRRDPHYFLPTTDTRYLLFGSNEREMQRQFLEFFSEADWKANQAMNAELAAMRDDLAPAWLLPPLPLEETAERYLRPALRQAFIRLCRGSAHEYLDRFGFASDLVKAMYAVTDAFSGLDAGYDTPGAGMNLLVHNMCRLPGAGGTWMIVSGGMGTVTQALERVARKHGAEIRTRAPVVSIRTEGGVVKGVVLQSGEELSASVVVSNADPFRTLRLLESSAVPQDFRQRIEAMAAPGTTLKVNLCLKGLPTFTCLPEDRGQFGPTIHLLPQEKDVLGALARAYADTKAGRLSEFPSIEWYFHTPIDPSLRDAQGHHNSALFVQWVPSQPAGSTWEKEEARYVQHLLSICDRFAPGTSDLVVETFALTPPRIESHFGITHGHIHHVDNKRGFTDRLPYETPIPGLYFCGAGCHPAGSVIGAAGHNAAGVVLQALEH, encoded by the coding sequence ATGCCGGATGTCATCATCGTCGGGGCTGGCCACAACGGACTCGTCACCGCGGCGCTGCTCGCGCGCCGGGGGCTGAAGGTCACCGTCCTGGAGGACAAGGACACCGTGGGCGGGGCGTGCAAGACGGAGTACCCGTTCCGCTCCGCCCCCAAGCTGGGCGTCTCCACGGGGGCGTACCTGCTGGGGCTCATGCCCCCGGAGATTCTGAGCGAGCTGGAGCTGGAGCTGCCCCTGAAGCGGAGGGATCCGCACTACTTCCTGCCCACCACCGACACGCGCTACCTCCTGTTCGGCTCCAACGAGCGCGAGATGCAGCGCCAGTTCCTCGAGTTCTTCTCCGAGGCGGACTGGAAGGCCAATCAGGCCATGAACGCGGAGCTGGCCGCCATGCGCGATGACCTGGCCCCGGCCTGGCTGCTGCCGCCGCTGCCGCTGGAGGAGACCGCCGAGCGCTACCTCCGCCCCGCCCTGCGCCAGGCCTTCATCCGGCTGTGCCGGGGCTCCGCCCACGAGTACCTGGACCGCTTCGGCTTCGCGTCGGATCTCGTGAAGGCCATGTACGCGGTGACCGATGCCTTCTCCGGCCTGGATGCCGGGTACGACACGCCGGGCGCGGGCATGAACCTGCTCGTCCACAACATGTGCCGGCTGCCCGGCGCGGGCGGCACGTGGATGATCGTCAGCGGCGGCATGGGCACCGTCACCCAGGCCCTGGAGCGCGTGGCCCGCAAGCACGGCGCGGAGATCCGCACCCGGGCCCCCGTGGTCTCCATCCGCACGGAAGGGGGCGTGGTGAAGGGCGTGGTGCTCCAGAGCGGCGAGGAGCTCTCCGCCTCCGTGGTGGTCTCCAACGCGGATCCGTTCCGCACGCTCCGCCTGCTGGAGTCCTCCGCCGTCCCCCAGGACTTCCGCCAGCGCATCGAGGCCATGGCCGCCCCGGGCACCACCCTCAAGGTCAACCTGTGCCTCAAGGGCCTGCCCACCTTCACTTGCCTGCCCGAGGACCGGGGCCAGTTCGGCCCCACCATCCACCTGCTGCCACAGGAGAAGGACGTGCTCGGCGCCCTGGCGCGCGCCTACGCCGACACGAAGGCCGGGCGGCTGTCGGAGTTCCCCTCCATCGAGTGGTACTTCCACACCCCCATCGACCCCTCGCTCCGCGATGCCCAGGGCCACCACAACTCCGCCCTCTTCGTGCAGTGGGTGCCCTCGCAGCCCGCGGGCTCCACCTGGGAGAAGGAGGAGGCGCGCTACGTCCAGCACCTGCTGTCCATCTGCGACCGCTTCGCCCCCGGCACGAGCGACCTGGTGGTGGAGACCTTCGCCCTCACCCCGCCGCGCATCGAGTCCCACTTCGGCATCACCCACGGCCACATCCACCACGTGGACAACAAGCGCGGCTTCACCGACCGCCTGCCCTACGAGACGCCCATCCCCGGGCTCTACTTCTGCGGCGCGGGCTGCCACCCGGCCGGCAGCGTCATCGGCGCCGCGGGCCACAACGCCGCGGGCGTGGTGCTCCAAGCCCTGGAACACTGA
- a CDS encoding FecR domain-containing protein, protein MSPLRLALAVLVGVLLAGCDKEASPPPAAPPSTAPAPAAPAGNTGAIARLEAVQGEVRWEQDGKTGPAREGPLPRGAALETGANGSVTVRFEDGRTIDVGPHARFVLEEDDGGVVLRVSRGIVLSRVPAAAPGRPGPKVELRILTPYGLTRVSAQEPSEVRVSVGGGEGAGEGRVEVRLGTIAFVGKDGEALQAQAGETVSVTAGRAELVARPAKVFELAPIQVTVRADSGKVEVRAQGSERWTGSKGPRPLAPGDGVRVKGGVALLGLEGSASTLALSSGGELVLQGAGQQGTTDEARVDLRRGQLSLRLAEGRDSRVVMPGLTVESKDAAHVDVRRTSQGLDVASIAGDVVLLQGERRQPLRAGEQASVAGSGPARIVPLERGPLVLPVEPRLQVFHRGLSDVTFEWKEAGDAVVEVATDADLQRIVLRGAVHQPFLRVPVPARGALHLRVRRPDGTEVARGSASFSPERAPKELARVTNEVPEGLEKTTIYYQDKPPAVSFTYAAEAQAAKYRVQVYRSGALGKPVAERTVSDTRASVESGVLGEGSFLWSVTPLSQAGKALRGGRMNKLELVYDNSVPVLVINAPRHGQQAGARVRAAGVAPVGARLSINGRPVTLDSKHRFSTWAEPVGAPPLLLFKMQRAGGPDVYVVRTLK, encoded by the coding sequence GTGAGTCCGCTTCGCTTGGCTCTGGCCGTGCTCGTGGGGGTCCTGCTGGCCGGGTGCGACAAGGAGGCCTCGCCGCCCCCGGCGGCCCCGCCCTCCACGGCCCCCGCGCCGGCCGCCCCCGCTGGGAACACCGGCGCGATTGCGCGCCTCGAGGCGGTTCAGGGCGAGGTGCGGTGGGAGCAGGACGGGAAGACCGGGCCCGCCCGCGAGGGGCCGCTTCCACGCGGGGCGGCGCTGGAGACCGGGGCGAATGGCTCCGTCACGGTCCGCTTCGAGGATGGCCGGACGATCGATGTGGGCCCCCACGCGCGCTTCGTGCTGGAGGAGGACGACGGCGGGGTGGTCCTGCGGGTGTCCCGCGGCATCGTGCTCAGCCGGGTGCCCGCGGCGGCCCCGGGGCGCCCCGGCCCGAAGGTCGAGCTGCGCATCCTGACCCCCTACGGCCTCACGCGGGTGAGTGCCCAGGAGCCGAGTGAAGTCCGCGTGAGCGTGGGCGGCGGGGAGGGGGCCGGCGAGGGCCGCGTCGAGGTGCGGCTGGGAACCATCGCCTTCGTGGGCAAGGACGGCGAGGCGCTCCAGGCCCAGGCGGGCGAGACGGTGTCGGTGACGGCGGGCCGCGCGGAGCTGGTGGCCCGTCCGGCCAAGGTCTTCGAGCTGGCCCCCATTCAAGTCACCGTCCGCGCCGACAGCGGCAAGGTGGAGGTCCGCGCTCAGGGCAGCGAGCGGTGGACGGGGAGCAAGGGCCCGCGGCCGCTCGCGCCGGGAGATGGGGTGCGGGTGAAGGGCGGCGTGGCCCTGCTGGGGCTGGAGGGCTCGGCCTCGACGCTCGCGCTCTCCTCGGGGGGCGAGCTGGTGCTGCAGGGGGCGGGGCAGCAGGGCACCACGGATGAGGCCCGGGTGGACCTGCGCCGGGGCCAGCTGTCGCTGCGGCTCGCCGAGGGGCGGGACAGCCGCGTGGTGATGCCCGGCCTCACGGTGGAGTCCAAGGACGCGGCCCACGTGGACGTGCGCCGCACCTCCCAGGGGCTCGATGTCGCCTCGATCGCCGGAGACGTGGTGTTGTTGCAGGGGGAGCGCCGCCAGCCCCTGCGCGCCGGGGAGCAGGCCTCCGTGGCGGGCAGCGGCCCGGCCAGGATTGTCCCCCTGGAGCGAGGCCCCCTGGTGCTGCCCGTCGAGCCGCGCCTGCAGGTGTTTCACCGGGGGCTCTCGGACGTCACCTTCGAGTGGAAGGAGGCGGGCGACGCGGTGGTGGAGGTGGCCACCGACGCGGACCTCCAGCGCATCGTCCTTCGCGGCGCCGTCCACCAGCCCTTCCTCCGGGTGCCCGTGCCCGCCCGGGGCGCGCTGCACCTCCGGGTGCGGCGGCCCGATGGCACCGAGGTGGCCCGGGGCAGCGCGAGCTTCTCGCCGGAGCGGGCGCCCAAGGAGCTGGCCCGCGTCACCAACGAGGTGCCCGAGGGGCTCGAGAAGACGACCATCTACTACCAGGACAAGCCCCCCGCGGTGTCCTTCACCTATGCGGCCGAGGCCCAGGCGGCCAAGTACCGCGTCCAGGTGTACCGCAGCGGCGCCCTGGGCAAGCCCGTGGCGGAGCGGACCGTGTCCGACACGCGCGCCTCCGTCGAGTCCGGCGTGCTGGGCGAAGGCAGCTTCCTCTGGTCGGTGACGCCCCTATCCCAGGCGGGCAAGGCGCTCCGGGGCGGGCGGATGAACAAGCTGGAGCTGGTGTACGACAACTCGGTCCCCGTCCTGGTGATTAACGCGCCGCGTCATGGGCAGCAGGCAGGCGCGCGGGTCCGGGCGGCGGGGGTGGCCCCGGTGGGGGCGAGGCTGTCCATCAACGGACGGCCCGTAACGCTCGATAGCAAGCACCGCTTCAGCACGTGGGCCGAGCCGGTGGGCGCTCCCCCCCTTCTGCTGTTTAAGATGCAGCGGGCGGGCGGTCCGGACGTCTACGTGGTGCGTACCTTGAAGTGA